In Edaphobacter aggregans, the sequence TCGGTGGCCCCGATAGTTGGATTGGCCGAATCGAGCCCGTGTTCCGTATGCAACAAACTTTTCGCCTCGACACAAGCGCCAGCGACGGTCTCCCCCTTGTAAACACACAGCGGGCCGACTTCGGGTTGAACTACAATCTGCCGCACAACACGAGAATACTTACCAGTTACTCAAGGCAGTTCTCTTCCACCGGCAATACCAATATCTGGGAGACAGGAATTGTCTATCGTTTCCTGTTTCCCGCCTGGAAAGGAAAATGACCATGCGCCAGAGATATCTTTTCGCTGGCTGCCTTGTCTTAGGGGCTGCCTTTACCACTTCGCTAGCTGAGTTACAGGCCCAATCGCGCCACACTCCACCACCCACCGCCCAAACAGACAAAAAACAGACGGCCTCCACACCAGGCTCTCAGCAGCAACAGAATGAGGGAGCGCGCATCTTCGAACAGAACTGCTCACGCTGCCACACAGCTCCGGATGGCTTCTCGCCACGTATCTCCGGTACGATCGTTCGTCACATGCGGATTCGGGCATCGCTCAGCCAACATGACGAACAGGAGCTACTGCGCTTCTTCAATCCATAAATAGATCCTGTGATGAAGCCAGGTTCGGGCTACAGAAAAACTCTCCACAGATCCAGCATGATAGGCTGCACCGCCAGTTGCCATCGATGATCTAATATTTTCTGAATGACCAAACACAATATTAGCCAGGGACTTACGCGCCGGGATCTCCTGCGCCTCTCAACCGCCGGAGCAACTGCATTAGGCGCTAAACTCGCATTTCCCGAGTGGGTCTCAGCAGCAGTCGAACAAAACGGCACTCCTCAGACGGCCACAACCCTCTACGCCCAACTCCTGCAGACCTGGTGCGATGGTCTGCTCGAACATCAGGTCACAGAGATTCAGAATCCGGCCCTTCACGGAGCGCTTCTCTGCCCTGCCTGCGCGCTCATTCACGGACGCTGCGGTGACGCCGTCTACCCTCTTCTACGCGTAGCCCACACAACCGGTAACGCGAAATATCTCAACGCAGCTCTCCTCGTGCACGAATGGTCAGAACGACAGGTAAGCCGCGCCGACGGTAGTTGGATCAACGACGTTACTCTCAGTTCGTGGAAAGGCATCACCGTCTTTCACGCCATCTCTCTCGCCGAAGCGCTCCGGCACCACAGCGCTCTCCTCGATACCGCCACCCACCAGCGCTGGACCAACCGCCTCGCCCGCGCTGCGAAATTCCTCGACACCTTCATCTCCATCGAAACCGGCAATATCAACTACCCTGTCACCTCCTCCTTCTGCTTCGCCCTATGCGGCCAGGTCCTCGGCAACGACCACTATCTCGACCGTGCCCGCCAGCTAGCCCACACCACCCTCGATTACTTCACGCCCAACAACTTTCTCTACGGCGAGGGCCACCCCCTCAAAGGCCTTACTGCGAAACACTGCCATCCGGTCGACCTCGGCTATAACGTCGAAGAGTCCCTTCCCTCCCTCGCGCAGTACGCTCTACTCACCAACGACAAGCTCGTCCTAGATCAGACCATCGCCGCCCTACGCACCCACATGGAGTTCATGCTCCCCGACGGAGCCTGGGACAACAGCTGGGGCACCCGCAACTACAAGTGGAGTTGGTGGGGAAGCCGCACCAGCGACGGCTGTCATCCCGCCTACGTCCTCCTCGCGCCACACGAGCCAAAGTTCCGCGAAGTCGCCTACCGCAATCTCGAATTCATGGCCGCCTGCACCCACAACAATCTCCTCTACGGCGGTTCCGACTACTTCGCCCATGGCGACCTTCCCTGCATCCACCACACCTTCACCCACGCCAAAGCCCTGGCAACCGTACTCGATAGCGGCGCCGACGACCTTGTCCCCGCACCGCGCCTCACACTCCCACGCGACGAACCCTACGGCGTCAAAACTTATCCCGAGATCGGTACTCATCTCGCCGCCATCGGCCCGTGGCGCGCCACCGTCACCGACTACGACTGGGAATACGTCGAACACGTCCAATCCGGCAGCGGCGCATCAGGCGGAGGCCACGTCTCGGGCGGAACCCTCTCCCTCCTCTTCCATCGCCAACTCGGCCCCATCCTTACCGCCAGCATGACCGAGTACCAGATGATCGAAATCTCCAATCAACAAACCTTCGGCGACTACCCCCACATGTCACTCGCCCCACGCATCGAGCTCATCAGCGACAAGACCTACACCAGCACAACCGACTTCGCCGCAACTCTGACCTCCACCAGCACACCAGCGAAAATCACCTTCGACGCCAGCGGTCGCCTGCTCACCGCCGCTCACCAACCACCGTCGACAGGAGACCTGCACTACCACCTCACATACCGTCTCAACGACACCGCCATAGAAATCGAAGCCACCGCCGACGCCGCAGTTCCCCTCCCCGCCCCGTTGCGTTTCATCCTTCCCGTCATCTCACGATCCACCGAATCCATCAATCAAACCGACCCCAAAACCATTCGCATTGCCAAACCAGGCGGAACTCTTATCGTCCGCACCGACGCTCCCCACGGCTTCGAACTGATACCGAACGAACGAACATTCAATCTAGTTCCAGGCTTCGAGTGCGCTCCTCTAACAATCGCCATGCAACCCAGCAAGCCGATCCGAATTCAAATGGAATCTCAGCTCCCGTAGCGAATCATCAACTCCCGTGTTGTGGCCAGAGGCTGCAAGCTCGTAGCCTCTCGCTGCAAAAAACTCCACGCTTCCTGCAAAGCGCTGGAAGACAAGCCAGAGCTACCCCATGCTTGGGGCATGAGAATTCCTTACTGCTTACTCACGCCCACCCTGCTGATTGCTCTCGCTACAACTTCGTTCGCACAACGATCAAGCCTGTCGGAATTGTCGCAGGCGCAATCGTTGAATGAACAGGGTCAAACCCGTGCTGCGATTGCGATCCTAGAACCACTACTGCAACCGGAATCGCACATGCTCGACCCGGCCAACACCGGAATCGCCTGGAATTTGCTGGGTTCCGCCTATAGAAGCTTCGATGAGTACGACAAAGCGCGACGCTGCTACGAGACTGCATCCCAAATCCTAAGTGCCGTCCCGAACGAACAGTCAGAGTACGCCTCGGCGCTCAATAACCTTGGCGCAATCGAGGAATTCAAGGGGCAGTTCAACTCCTCGAAAACTCTGCGAATCAAAGCCAAACGTCTTTATGAATCAGTTGGCGATCACGCCGGCGTCGCCGTGGCCTCCAGCAATCTTGCGCAGCTAGCCTTCCATCAGAATGATCTGCCTACAGCTCGCAAGAACATGGCCGAGGCATTTCGCGAAGCACAACTCACAAATCAGATCACCGACAACAATCTTGCAGCAATGTACACCGTGAAGAGCGCCCTCTCATATATGGAGAAGGACTTCCACGCGGCGATCGCGGCAGACCAGCACGCCATAGATATCTGGACTCGTGTCCACGGCCCCGAATTCTACCAACTAGGACTTGCCTATAGACTCCGCGGCCAGGCATCCAGTCAACTCGGTGATAGTCAGCAGGCGATCTCCGATCTCCAGCATGCGCTGAAGCTTTTAGAAGGAATCCCGGGCAAAAATAGTCAAACCTATTTAATGACAGAGCTCATCTACGCGCGCATGCTTCGCGATGCAGGATCGACCCAGGAGGCCGAATTCCTTGAGAAGAAGGCGCAGACTGCTCTTACGACCGTTCGCATTCAGCAGTGCGGCGGTTGTACCATTAGCGCAGAAAGCTTCCGGTAGGGTGACAATGAAGCAGCGACGCGAAACCTACACCAACGGCATTTCATCCGCGCTTGAATTAGGCTCGCTGCACCTTCGCGGAACATTTGTGGCGCTTGCGGCGGCGGTAATCATGTCTTTCCTCACCGCCACCGTCTGCCACGGGTTTGTTAATTCGACCCACTCGGCCCCCATGACCCCCGCGCTGCTCTTCGGTGCAGCCTTCTGGCTCTGGTGGGGAGTCGTCGCAATCGCCATGTGGTGGTTTGCGCAGCGATGGCCCTCCCTGCTCACTTGCACGGCGCGAAGCCTTTCTCTTCACGCCGTACTTGCCTGCCTGCTGGGTCTCGCACACCTGGCATTGTTGCAGCAAATGCTCAACTTCGCCGCCCGGCATTGGCCAGCCTGGGCCCCCGCGATGGACTACTTTAATCTCATGCGATTTGGATTCGAATTCCTGCTCTACGGATTCGTCCTCGGATTCTCCGGGCTGCTCCATGTGCAATCGCAGGCCCAGCGAGACGCAATGCGCTCCCTCGAGTTGGAAAAGCAGCTCTCGCAAGCTCAACTCAAAGCCCTGCAGATGCAGCTAGAGCCGCACTTCCTCTTCAACACGCTCAATGCGGTGACCACGCTGGTCGAGCTAGGAAGAAACCAGGAAGCCTCCGAGACACTCGCACACCTCAATACCATTCTGCGAACAACCCTGCAGCGAAATACCCCTGAAAAAGTCCCCTTCGCACAGGAATTGCAAGTGGTCGAAAGCTACCTGGCAATCCAGCAGGTCCGTTTTGCAGACCGTCTCCGCGTGCAGTTCCATACAACACCCGAAGCGCTCGACGGCCTCGTCCCCTGCTTCATCCTGCAGCCCATCATTGAGAACGCCATCCGCCATGGAATCTCCCACCGCGAAAGCGATGGCCTGCTCGAAACCTCTGTCGAACGCATCGGCGACAAACTAAGCCTGCGCGTCCGCGACAATGGCCCGGGCCTGAACGGCTCCTCGAAGCAGAGCAATGGCCATGGCATCGGCATGCGCAACACGCGCGAGCGCCTCTCTTACTTCTATCCCGGCGCATACGACTTAGTTGCCGTCGAACCCGAGACCGGCGGGTACGAAGTCACCATCCGAATTCCCTACGAGCGCCAGAGATCACGCGCATGAAGCTCAAAACCATCGTTGCGGACGACGAGCCGCTGGCAAGAGAGAGGCTCAAGCTCCTCCTCTCACACGATGACGAGGTCGAAGTCATCGCCGAATGCCGGAACGGTAAGGAGACCATCGCACGTCTGAAATCCGCTCCGGCCGACCTGCTCTTCCTCGATATCCAGATGCCCGGCATCGGAGGTTTCGACGTCATCGACTCCATGGGTCTTCCTCATATGCCCCCAACCGTCTTCGTAACCGCGCATCACGAGTTCGCAGTCAAAGCCTTCGCCGTACAAGCCATCGACTACCTCACCAAGCCCATCGAACCCTCGCGCCTGCAAGACACACTCGCCCGCGTAAAAGACCGAATTGCCGGCAACGCAGCGCTCCAAACCAAAGAACAGTTGTCCGACGCCCTGGCCGCCTTGCGAAACCCAGCCCGCAACGACAGACCTTGGCAGGAACGCTTCATCGTTCGAGACGGCGCCAAAGATGTCCTCATCAACGTCAGCGACATCGATTGGATCGAAGCAGCAGACTACTACTCCTGTCTGCACGTCGGCGGCAGAAAGTACATGCTGCGCGAGAGCATCAAGCAGTTAAGCACCAAACTCGACCCCGCCAGATTCGTACGTCTTCATCGATCAGTCATCGCAAAAATCGAACAAGTTAAAGAGATTCATCGAGACGGCCGAGCCGAGTACTTCGTCGTCTTGGCCAGCGGTCAGCGCCTAAAGATGAGCAAGGTCGGCTGGAAAAACCTCACCACAGCCAACAACACCCCGTAATATGGTGCGCATATGGAGAGGCATACTTTTCGTCACGACGGACTGCGGCTCTCGTATCTCGATTCGGGCGGTACAGGCCGAGTACTTATTGCCCTGCACGCGCACATCATGGAGGCCGTAACCTTTGCCCCTCTGGCCGAGGAGTTGGCCCCCAAATGGCGCATAATCGCACTCGACCAACGCGGCCACGGACACTCCGACCACGCCCCTACCTACACGCGTGACAACTATATTCGCGATCTGGAGGCCCTCTTCGAGCACCTGAGTCTCACCGATGCCGTTCTCCTGGGCAACTCCCTCGGCGGAGTCAACGCATATCAGTTCGCCGCACGGCATCCCGACAAGATCCGTGGCCTCATCATCGAAGACATCGGCGTCGAAATTGGAGATGACTTAGGTTTCGTGCTCGCCTGGGACGGCGAGTTTGCAACCCGAGAGGCCCTCGCGGAGTCTATAGGCCCACGCTTCTTGCCCTACCTCAAAGACGCGTTCCGCGAGACCCCCACCGGCTGGAAACTAGCATTCGCCCCCCACGACATCGTAGCCTCCGGAAGATGCCTGGCAGGGAATCACTGGCAGGACTGGCTCGCCACCCAGTGCCCCGCCCTGTTCCTCCGCGGACGCGACAGTAACGTGACGACCCACGCCGCCACGGAGCGGATGGTCGCCCGACGACCGAACACGCTTCTGGAAACGCTCGACGGCGGACACATCCTCCACTTCGATAACCCGATGGGCTTCGCAAACGCGGTACGAGAATTTCTACATCAGTTCGAATAAAGGCAGCGCGGACTCCCGCGTAAACGACAGTGGAGCACTTGACACACCCGATACTCCTACTAGCCATGGAAAGAGAAGCCCGCCAAAAACCCGACCCTTTCGTTGGACTAAACTCGCACGGAAGTCCGACATTAAGCCCATTACTTTGAATACTTTGGAACTTTTTTGTATACCAGGGGGGAGGCCCCCCGAAAGTCACAAGTCAGCATCCGCAGACGCCAGTTCCCTCACCCCCGACTTGAGCGCGTGAACGATGCCGGCAACGCGTTCCACGATAAGGCCGACCTGGTGGTCATTGTGGTAGCCATCCCGCTGGGCACGAGCATGTCCAGCCGCAGCAATACGGTTCCGCGCAGCCTCATCCGGCAGGTAACGCCGAATCTTCTGGACGCACTCCTCGAAGCTCGAGAAAAAGACAGCCTCTTCGTCCTCGCGGAACCGCTGCAGATGACCATCAGAGCGTTCGGCCAGCAAAAATCCCCCGCAGCCAGCAATCTCGAAGCTCTTATGCACAAACTCGTCCTGATTGGAACGAGTAATGAAGCTGAGGTTGATCTTCGAGCGCCAGATGGCCTCACGGTACTGCTGCTGATACAGTTCGCCCCCGCGATAGAGACCTGAAAAAGCCTCTGGCGAGAGCGCCCGCTGCCACGAACGCTGATTGCCCGAGATGACAACCTTGAACTCACTCGAAAGCCTGCTGAGCGTCTCGGCGCGGTCATCGTAAGGAGTACCCACAAAGGAGACCTCACGATTACGATCCTGATCGGACCAACCGCCCGGCGACGGAAAGTGGATCGTAGGCTCGTAGGCGGTTTGGATCTTGATGACGTCCCGCGCCCCCCGGCTTCGGTAGTCAGCAATGTTCTTGTCACGCTGGACAACGTGAAGATCGTAATGAGGAATGTCCTTCATATATAGCCGCCAACCAGGATCGCGTCGTGGGCCGAAGGGGTTGTCGATCATGTAGCTGACAGTGACAATGCCCAGTGCGCGAAGTCGATCGAGTGTGCCGGGCCGCATGGAAAGAAGCTTGTCGGCCCAGAGGATGTCAGGCTTCTCCTGCTGGGCGAGGCAAAGGATGTCGTGATTGAGGCGATCGACCGAGGGTCCAGCAGCAAGACGAAAAGCGATCTTGCGAAGCACCGGATTATGCGGTTCGTAGTCGAAAGCGTTCAACGGGATAACGTGATGGCCGAGACGCTCCAAGGCCCACAGGCGATAGAGCGAGGAATCGTTTGGGGAGAGGCCCGTAGCGTAGAGAATCTTCATCCAGCCCTAGTGTAGCCGTAGCCAACGTCCGCCGAAATCAGGGAAGAAGAAGGTGGCACCTCTTGCTGCAACGCCCCGGAGATCACCTTAGGACTCACGGTTGGCGAGCCCGCCAGTTTTGGGAAGTCTCTCAGTAGAAGATGGAGGTAGTCAAAACCTCGCTCACCAACGTCGAGCGAGGTCTCGAGCTAATCCAGCAGGGTGACGCTGCCAGCGCCGAGGTCATAGTACCCGGCGACGACTTTAACCTTGCCTTCTTTCACCATAGCTGCGATGACAGTCGACCCCTCCCGGAGCAGCGCGGCCTGAATCTTTGCGTTTGCCTTGGTAACGGCTACAACGTCCGGTCCTGCCTGGTTTACGGCCGGCCGGATATGCGGGAATAGTGCGCTGATCTGTCCAGGAACTTCATTGTTAGCGATTGCCGCCTTCATTGCTCCACACCCGGCATGCCCGAGTACAAGGATCACTTTTGTGCCCAATACGGCGGCACCAAACTCGTGGCTGGCGATGAGTTCGGGGGTGACAACATTGCCGGCTACACGGGTAACGAAGATATGACCGATGGTCTGATCGAAGATCAATTCGATCGGCACACGTGAGTCGGCACAAGAGAGGACTGCTGCAAACGGCTCCTGCCCTTCTACTGTGTGTTGCCTCAGAATCGCGAGATCCTTTTCGCAATGAGTCATGTTGTTCGATATGAAACGCCGATTGCCGTCCATGAGTTCCTTCAACGCAGCATCGGGGCTAGATATAGTTTGCGCGAGCGCCTGAGTGGGAAAGACGGATCTCATCGCTCCTGTTGTGAACAATCCCGCCATGGTTCCGGTCAGCGTGGTTTGCAGGAACCGCCGCCTGGAAGGACTGGGCGCGGTATGTGCATTGAAATCCTGATTCTCGTCGGAATGCTGTTCGCTTGCATGTTTCATCTTTTCCCCTTCCGATACACGTTGTCTTCTGGTTGTCCCGGTCGGATTCTTTAGTCGCATTTAAGTGAGTCCTGATGGGTAAGTGATTACAAGGCATAAATCAGCGGTGTCAAAAAAACAGGCGTGCACGGAGACAAGGCCTATATGGTGTACAACTAGAAAACCACGCGAAACTTTATGCTCCGAACCACCATGTGATCCACCGTAGGGTTGAATGAAGGATTGAATATGAATTGGCCCCCTGGCGTATTTTCATTGCCGAGATTGCGTTGGTTCGTCACTTTTTATGCGTCAAATATTCGAGGCGACATGCCTAATTTTTCGCCTGTTGTTAGACGAGAGGTGACGGG encodes:
- a CDS encoding LytR/AlgR family response regulator transcription factor is translated as MKLKTIVADDEPLARERLKLLLSHDDEVEVIAECRNGKETIARLKSAPADLLFLDIQMPGIGGFDVIDSMGLPHMPPTVFVTAHHEFAVKAFAVQAIDYLTKPIEPSRLQDTLARVKDRIAGNAALQTKEQLSDALAALRNPARNDRPWQERFIVRDGAKDVLINVSDIDWIEAADYYSCLHVGGRKYMLRESIKQLSTKLDPARFVRLHRSVIAKIEQVKEIHRDGRAEYFVVLASGQRLKMSKVGWKNLTTANNTP
- a CDS encoding glycosyltransferase encodes the protein MKILYATGLSPNDSSLYRLWALERLGHHVIPLNAFDYEPHNPVLRKIAFRLAAGPSVDRLNHDILCLAQQEKPDILWADKLLSMRPGTLDRLRALGIVTVSYMIDNPFGPRRDPGWRLYMKDIPHYDLHVVQRDKNIADYRSRGARDVIKIQTAYEPTIHFPSPGGWSDQDRNREVSFVGTPYDDRAETLSRLSSEFKVVISGNQRSWQRALSPEAFSGLYRGGELYQQQYREAIWRSKINLSFITRSNQDEFVHKSFEIAGCGGFLLAERSDGHLQRFREDEEAVFFSSFEECVQKIRRYLPDEAARNRIAAAGHARAQRDGYHNDHQVGLIVERVAGIVHALKSGVRELASADADL
- a CDS encoding carbonic anhydrase, translating into MRLKNPTGTTRRQRVSEGEKMKHASEQHSDENQDFNAHTAPSPSRRRFLQTTLTGTMAGLFTTGAMRSVFPTQALAQTISSPDAALKELMDGNRRFISNNMTHCEKDLAILRQHTVEGQEPFAAVLSCADSRVPIELIFDQTIGHIFVTRVAGNVVTPELIASHEFGAAVLGTKVILVLGHAGCGAMKAAIANNEVPGQISALFPHIRPAVNQAGPDVVAVTKANAKIQAALLREGSTVIAAMVKEGKVKVVAGYYDLGAGSVTLLD
- a CDS encoding cytochrome c; translation: MRQRYLFAGCLVLGAAFTTSLAELQAQSRHTPPPTAQTDKKQTASTPGSQQQQNEGARIFEQNCSRCHTAPDGFSPRISGTIVRHMRIRASLSQHDEQELLRFFNP
- a CDS encoding tetratricopeptide repeat protein gives rise to the protein MLDPANTGIAWNLLGSAYRSFDEYDKARRCYETASQILSAVPNEQSEYASALNNLGAIEEFKGQFNSSKTLRIKAKRLYESVGDHAGVAVASSNLAQLAFHQNDLPTARKNMAEAFREAQLTNQITDNNLAAMYTVKSALSYMEKDFHAAIAADQHAIDIWTRVHGPEFYQLGLAYRLRGQASSQLGDSQQAISDLQHALKLLEGIPGKNSQTYLMTELIYARMLRDAGSTQEAEFLEKKAQTALTTVRIQQCGGCTISAESFR
- a CDS encoding alpha/beta fold hydrolase; this encodes MERHTFRHDGLRLSYLDSGGTGRVLIALHAHIMEAVTFAPLAEELAPKWRIIALDQRGHGHSDHAPTYTRDNYIRDLEALFEHLSLTDAVLLGNSLGGVNAYQFAARHPDKIRGLIIEDIGVEIGDDLGFVLAWDGEFATREALAESIGPRFLPYLKDAFRETPTGWKLAFAPHDIVASGRCLAGNHWQDWLATQCPALFLRGRDSNVTTHAATERMVARRPNTLLETLDGGHILHFDNPMGFANAVREFLHQFE
- a CDS encoding sensor histidine kinase; this translates as MKQRRETYTNGISSALELGSLHLRGTFVALAAAVIMSFLTATVCHGFVNSTHSAPMTPALLFGAAFWLWWGVVAIAMWWFAQRWPSLLTCTARSLSLHAVLACLLGLAHLALLQQMLNFAARHWPAWAPAMDYFNLMRFGFEFLLYGFVLGFSGLLHVQSQAQRDAMRSLELEKQLSQAQLKALQMQLEPHFLFNTLNAVTTLVELGRNQEASETLAHLNTILRTTLQRNTPEKVPFAQELQVVESYLAIQQVRFADRLRVQFHTTPEALDGLVPCFILQPIIENAIRHGISHRESDGLLETSVERIGDKLSLRVRDNGPGLNGSSKQSNGHGIGMRNTRERLSYFYPGAYDLVAVEPETGGYEVTIRIPYERQRSRA